TGAGCAATAtagaaatattttgataacgtACATGAATGAACTGCCTCAACTTGACTAATGTCTAGGTCGAAGGTTTTCCTGTACGTCAAACTCCCGCCATGGTCGTCCTCCTCGTGGCTGCAGATACCGCTGCTACTTCCATCTACTATCTTACCTATTGAGGAAATGAAATCCTGATGAGACATACAGTTTGCGATACAATTAAGACAAAGAAATCAATATATTGAATATTGGAATGCTATTACAGACAAGCAATATACTCAAGATCGCTGTATTTTGCGTTTCCTTCAGTTACGAAACATGACACGTTGATAAACGTTAATTCGTGCAATTTGTTTCCGAATCATTATGCTCCTGCAACACTTGTGATGCTCTGACTTTCAGGAATGGTAATGTTTGTGTGTCGGCTACAGCAGGAGTTATGTATTCTGAATGTAGATAAAACTAAAACAGTCAACTGTGGTGTTGGTATAGAACAAGGTGGATCTTCACTTGTTTTGAGTAGCATCGATATATGGACGGACAACATGGCAGCATGCCTTGATATACTAAACTGAATAATTCACTCTATTTGATGGTGTAACAACCATTTTCAGACACTTTCAAATCGTTTTACACATTTCCACCGTTTTACTGTGGAATGTTATGTTCTTTTATTCTAAACTTACGAAAGGTTGTGTCTTCAGGTAAAACGTCATCTGTCCTATCGAAAATGGCGAGTGTGTCATCCAAAGAGTGAGGAACAAAAGACTTGTTTCCCATACTGTAACACATCACAGCTGTGGAAAGATGAAAAACCGGGACAGCATGAGAGATAACTACCCATATGATAATACTTGAAACCCTTCAGGGTTAAACATGGTCTTCAGTTACTCATGCTTGTCACTATAGGCGACAATCgcgatcgagtggtcaggctagctgactacgttgacacatggcatcgtatcTCACGATTAATGCTCagtgtcgatcactggattgtccagttcAAATTTTATTATCTACAAAGGCTGCTTTACAGTGGGAATTGTGCATTGAATATTGGGAAAATTAAAATTTCAAAGACAAGTAAACCGAATAAATAAATCGAGTAGATACTTTTGGGTCTCAAAATTGACTGACTCACATTCGGGTGGTAGCTCGCTGGTGCAGATGTTGACAGTCCCCATGAGGCTGGTGCTGTTGCCGTTGCCGTTGACGTCCGGATGGGCTAAGTCAGTCAGGCCCACGCCTGTAATTACATTCTCTTATTACCTTTGATGACATATAACATTCCAATTCACATGCAATCACGTGTCGAGTTTACTATGGAGATACGCCTTACAGTAAAATATAAAAGCTAAAAATATTCCATAATCATCATTTCAGCTCAAACCAGAGTCCGGAGTTACTGGACAGTTTCGAACTTTCATGGAATGCTTATCATAGTATCAAATACGTTGGTGTTTCTAATATGaacatttaaatacacattCTTACACTTAGTGCATGTAGGCGCATGATTCGACGCACATTATTTTCAATCACACCTTCCAGCACCTGGCTAGGTGAgtatttgtatttttctgtttctaCATGTAGAGAGCAGGTCTCCTCATTATGGGGGAAGGGTGGGATGGAATCTTGACCACAAACTCACTTTTGGAAAGGTCATCTTTCAGAGACAGCGGACAGGTATACAGGCTGTTTTGATCGTCAACTGGATGAGTTCGAAGCCAGTTGCCACTGATCCTGGTGTACCTCGCATCTGTTGAAAAGATGATACTGTGTAAGCATTTCCAATATCAAACCTTGCTAGTACTTAAGATATCGCATGAACGACATTCATACACAGAATACCCCTACCCCGTCCCTACCACTCCCTTGATCATAAGCATCTTCAAATAACATATATAAGTAATCTTTCAACCTATGAATGTGTCGTTTCCACTGtagtgagttgtctccctttcaaCGGGAGGACGAACGAATCATAACCATAAGCGATAcaagaagaagacaaagtcatcaatatccccgcAAAGCAAAAATATCCTTCATGGATATGTCTACAAGTTTGgattatgccaaatgttttAGTGGGTATGTAGGAAAGTGGAAGTAGAGTAATGAAAAGTTTTAAAAGTTCTGCTCCTGGAAggagcacaaccaccaatttctGTCTAAGTCacatttgttgccatggaaacgccaaaatgttttcatcagAATTAAAAAATTATCAAAAGGCACCTGTACACCAGTAAACCAAGCTACgtaccaagtttggtgaaaaaaCAGGAATGTTTTCagagttctgctcaggaaaaGAACACTGCCACAAATGTCAGCGTAAgacaaacttgttgccatggaaacgccaaagatatttttttcagaattccaaaactatcaaaaggaaCGGGTACTCTACACCAAACTATGTGCCAAACacggtgaagaaatagtgaacgctgatcactggactgtctgatccagattcgattagaTACAGGTAGCTACTACATAActtgtatattgctgagtgcagccttcgacaacaaaacaaacaatttctCGATATATCTTAACTGTTGACCAGATCACCTTGATTTGGCCCTGCAGTGACAGTTGGATGTGACAAGACAACAATAAGTGTCATTACCAAAGTTCTCTTGTTCAAGAAAACATGAACTGGACTTCTATGGTAGGTTAACCCAGCTACCTCGAGAATATCTGTAGATGAATGTCAGATAATTGCATAAGCATGATTTACATACTTTCGGTGGTGTTGGCCTTCTGTGGATATATTTCCAGACTGATCTCTGCACTCGTGTCCCCCTCGGGATGTGTCACGTGACACTTGCTGAGTTTCTGACTTGTGAGTTCCTCATCTGATAAGCCAAAGATATGCTGATGAGCGATTGTTGAGGGCAACGTTGACTGAACTAAAACGTTAcgatttttaaatgaaatacgAGATCAAGTTCAGGTCAGGATATACTTAACGTACATGGATTAAGGTATATAGTTCTGTGAGATAAAGTCTCGTGAGAATACATCTCGTGAGATACAGCGAGACTAGCTCTTCTTTCGTCTTCGGGATGAGCGACGAAGCTATTGTCACTAATACGGGGCTTTACAGTACCTGGAACATATAGAAAACGACATGAAAAAGTCTTCATGCGATAACATCTGCTCCAAAAGACTCCCAGTTAAACTGACTTTAAATCGCATTTCTTTAAGTGATATGTATGTAGGTAAGCTCTATCACCATTTGGTAAGGTGTACCTTACAATAAACAATTATTTCATACAACACCAACACTGAGCTGGGTCGGTACTCATGAATGGTCTCGAACTGTCATCCGATTGTCTGGAAAGCATGTGACTCTCAGTCGTGGAAGGTTCCTCCATAATCAGTGAAGGATGACGGTGATGTCGtgctgaaaattgttaaaacAATGAGATTAACACGATTATATCACCCTGACTGTGGGTTTTTATATACTTGTCtagtatatataaacatataatctGTTCTCAGATAAACGGTTTGTTACATTACTAATCTTGAGAAGGTAAACGCTGCCATTAGCATATGTATGTGCACAGATACAGCTTCGCTgagagaaaatgaaacataaatctATTGAATTAGGTTTTCCTATCTCAGTATCCAGTGCGAAAGCATATGCGTGCCTGTAACATGGTAGACTAGCTACAGAGAATCTGTATGGCGTTTTTGAACAGTCACACTTTATTGGTCGGTAACTCTACTGCGATTTTGAACATTGTAACACTTTGAGTGGAGTCGATAGGTACATTGACTGTACTATCAACTGCTGTGGCACTTGAAGTAAAGTCACTCTGTGCCGCGCTATTCAATGATAACTTCACCGCAGTGCTGAATACTGTCACACCTAACGTACAGCTGGCAGGTAGATATACTGCGGTACTGAATACTGTCACCCTTAACGTACAGTTGGTATGTAGCTATACTGCGGTTCTGAATACTGTCACACTTATAACGCACAGCTGGCAGGTAGGTATACTGCGGTACTGAATACTGTCACACTTAACGTACGTACAGCTGGCAGGTAGATATACTGCGGTACTGAATACTGTCACCCTTAACGTACAGTTGGTATGTAGCTATACTGCGGTTCTGAATACTGTCACACTTATAACGCACAGCTGGCAGGTAGGTATACTGCGGTACTGAATACTGTCACACTTAACGTACGTACAGCTGGAAGGTAGCTATACTTAACGTACCGTTAGTTGGATGAGTTCTTGCCGGCTCTGGACTAGTTCTGTTggtatttcttgtgtccccgcaTGGTTGAAACTCATTCATTAAGTGAGCTATATCTGTGGAGAAAGACATAATTCACACTGACGGAAGCACAACGGACATCAGACCATTTTCTACCAACTGTCCAAGCTGAGTGACGCCTTCAGCATCATGAAAATTATCCAGATAAAATTTTGACACTTTTTGTACGTTTCGACAAATCcattgtaatatttcagccagtaTGTTTTATAAAACGATCGTGTATACCTATCGGCTTATTATGATGATCCACTGAAATGATAGTCTATCATGTTGGAAGCAGTATACATGTTATCAGTATAcaacacgcgcgcacgcacacaaatTCAACACCAATTGTGTGATAATGGCTATGTCCGATGTTGTAAAGAACTGTCCTATGGCGAtatcattttgattttgttgtttttattataGAAGAATGTACAGTTGGGGAATCTGTCCAATCAAAGAACGTTATTAAGTTAGATCACATTCTGTGATTTGTTTCTCGACAGTCGTTTGTAGACATGGTAGTAGTTTAACCTCGCAGTGGTTTAAAGACGTGTGTAGATTGTAGTGTAGGATTTGGAAAACACCTCTAACCCAACAATGAAGTAAAATCTCGTCCTAAATATGGGTAATGTGAGAAGTGTGCCTACCCTCGCCACGGTTCAGTGCCCTCAGACAGGATATAACGATCTCCCCTCGGTCCTCTGATGTTGGCTGGTACACTGAAAGTTTTTATCATAGTGATCGGAAATGCCACCAAACAAAATCTGGATATTATCACTGAACGAAGAATATATGTGAGGGggacacaaacgcagatatatGAACTCATACAGGTGGCAGGTAGGTATGCTGTTATTACATGCGCAATCACTTTTGTTCATATACACTCAATCACACGTGTTCATATACGGACACAGTCACACATGTGCATATATATGGACATTTATGATTGTGTACATATGAACATGTGTGACTGTGTCCGTATAAGAACACGACCGATGGTCTACATATATGGATATGTGTGATTGTGTGCATATATGAACACGTGTGATTGTGCACATATATGGACACAATCACACGTATTCATATATGTACACAATCACACATGTTCATATATGCACACAGTCGAACGTTCATATATGCACAATTACACATATAttcacacacgcgcgcacactcaagcacacacacacacacacacacatggacacacCACGCCACCACTCATACCTGAAAGCAACCGTACTTTAGCCGCGCGTCTATGGCATTCAGTGAGGTAAATGTACCTTGCAGATCAGCTCAGACTTGGGTATTATCCGTGAAGCCAAAACACAAATACACAACCGAAACTACACGTGGGTTGCTTCCGGATAACTCCATGAGCAAACAGTTCACTGAACACAGTCCCACTGTAAACACTGTAGAAATGTGGGTCACGAGAGCCACCCAGACACCCAAACCGCGTACTTTGTAAGGCTCGCGTCTATTTCTGAACATCTGGACATGGATtggtgattttgtaaacattgcAGCTTAcacagagagaacactttagaCTCCACGTTCTATATATTTGATCCATATTCTCATACAACCACCTAAAATCACGTTAATGATTCAGACAAATATATGAGATGAATACAGCTATTGTTTGGCTGTacttattgttttcttttactTTTTTAATGTGTATATGTGAACCTtgaaaaagcaacaaaaattcacttcttttttgtcatgtattcCGACAATGCAAAGGACTCCCTGTATAATACTCTGGTGCGGCGAAACTGAAAGGATTGCTTCCATATCTATTTGTTCAAGAAAAAAGAGTGTTAAGTCACGTCATTAAATCATAATGTTTATTTGTCACTgctgtataaaacaaacatcaGAATGAAATCAAACTTTGGGTAATAATATCTGAGAATATTACTTTTGGACCCCTCCCCACTTCTAACAAACGGAAGTACACACGGTTGAAGTGCACGTTGGTGTTTCCCATCCCTCCATTAACAGTCGCTGCAGTGTTCGCCGTGCCCACAGTTCCATCGGCCACCCCGACGATGCTCCCTATTGGCAGAAACAGATTGCATTGGAAAGAATAGGAACGTCTTGATGTTCCGTCACAGAAAGGGGTTGGAAGCACCATCTTTCAGACCTTCCACaaacaacagaacaaaaatGTACATTTGGATACTTTTCCACAACGCACCAGGGGTGAGTGACTATGGATTTACACCgcgtttaacaatatttcagcaatatcacggcgaaggacaccagaaatggacttcacacattgtgcccaatgtgcagaatcgaacctggatcttcagcgtgacaagcaaacgctctAAGCACTATGCTATGTCACCGTTCCCTCAAAGCACAATTTATTAAAGAAGTTAAATGAATACGTGCCATTGGTTAAAACTGGTAATGTTACATTATTCAAAACTTGTAATTACTTGAACCAGCTttggtaaataaataaataaataaataaataaataaataaataaataaattatttaataaataaataaataaataaataaataaatatttgacgAAATACAAGTATTTCTGATCAGTAAGgttatttaaaaaacaatattaatgtcacGGCATTTCACAAAGACACTTGTCATCCTATAATCCTAATGCTGATAACAACAATTGATTAGGACAGATGATAATTTCTTGAAAGTCAGGAAATCCGTAATACTGTATTTCAAATAGACCATTGTGTAACCTGTCTAGTGCCATTTACAGAAAATGAAGGAATGAGATAAAATGACGAGTGAGTGTGCATGGTCTtcgccacttctagcaatatttcagcaatattacggcgatGTTAAGTAACGACACTTCTGCCAGACATAATATGATGCAACAGCAAAGAAATTTACGTCAGGTACAGAAGAAAAATTAGAAATCTCAACAATAACGCAGGTTAGCGCCATGTTCATTTACTAGACCAGTCGAACTCTATACTCGCTAAATAATCATGTCACACAATATAttagaagatgctatttagTGAACATAGATAATGTTCTGgacattcaaagaataaaaagaagatgAAACCCACAAAATTCTTTACGTTAATCGAGTGTGTGTACAGCAGTTCATATTCATGGGATCTCTGTATGATTGTATAAACGGAACTTACCAAATTCAACAGCGTTAATTTCCCGATGCCTCAGTATACAACCGGTGCGTCTTGAAATTCGGACATACTGCTTCCTTGCTGTCCTTTGTAATTCCTCCAAGGAAGATATATGTTGAATATTGATCAGCTCCCTTAATGCGGGAAGGAGTCCGTTATAAACAAGATCTACGGCTTCGGGTGTTTGGATTATATCAgactggagtatatatatcaacTTCTGGTGAAGATAATCCTCTACGGTCTCATCTGGTGCCTGTTTTCTGGACTCCAAATCCCTTTGTAAGCCTGCTGGGTCAATGTTGACCCGATAGAAATGTTCCTTGAATACTCTCTTCAGAGAGTCAAATCTTGCTGTATCTTCCTCTTGTAGGGAATGGTACCAGCACTCGGCACTTCCTGATAAATGTTGTCGAAATTGTCGAACGGCTTCATCGTCGCTCCATTGCATCAAGTGACTGAAGTCTTCAAATTTTCTCATCCACAATTCAGGAATGAGCACCCTCTGAGTACCGTCAAACACAGGTAAGCGTGGTGAAGCTTCCCCTGACATTTTCACGCATATCAGCTAACAATGAGAATTTGGTGCGTGATTGATTACGTTTCCACTAACGCCACACATAAtctataaacatattttgtctaTCATCCATAGTATAGCATGCTGTTACTCTCCAACATGGCGTCTGGAATATAGCATAGGTAAATCACTCACGTGGAACATCCCCCGGCTACATATCgtgatgttttgattgttttaGCAAGGATATCATCCTACATATACATGCCGCAGTTAAGACATGCATGTGTTGGTTATCCCTGGTTATCCCTGTTACCGTCTTAACCGATGACAGACTGACATCTCTTTGGTGACCCGAATTCACCGCCATGTGTCCAGTATGGCCTTGCTGAGTTGTTATTAAAAATAGACAACCAATCAAATGACCTGTTTTGGCATTGAAGAGGCCGCAAAGATTATAAAGCACATTACGTTCTGGCTTGatttcatgtgtgtgtttttttttaataattcaAGTTCCTAAATGCTGGACGCTGCtattatttcagtttaataacCACTCATTTCGATGTGCTTGTGTTCTAAGTTTAGATGTCAGGGGAGGTAACACCATTCACGGTTCTAGTATAACATTGTGGACATTGTCACTAAGGTAAACACACCGTTTACATAAGCTGACTCCAGCTTGCGTGTGAATGTCCGATATATACCGGTAAACATAATATACGTGCATTATCCAAATTCTCCTGGACGGAGTTAATATATAAAAAAGATATAAACCTCACACACCCCTGTATTACTGCATTACATAGTCTGGCATATCATTTTATTTGCAATACTTACAAAGAAAAATACCCATTTTTATTGTCTGGATTTATGTTACTGTTTTCATGTAAAAGAATAATATTTACTCATTAATCAAGGAAAGTGCCACTATTAGAAAGACAGAACAATAAAACAAGAAGAAGGTATCATTACAAAATTACCCAATTTGTGTCATTCATGCTAAGATAATCAACGGTATGTGATTTaccatttttcatttgtttaaaattatttcaaatttcgTCTTTCCCTAAAGGAAATTCTATATAtagtatgtgtttattccaaTCGCTTATTTCTGTAGTAATGAGTAATTAACTTCAATTCTGTTTTCTGTACTGCAAAGTAAGGGTTGGTCATACATTTATTTGAAACGGTTTAACCATATTTCTTCGGAAATATCAACGGAAGGTCTCTTGTGATTAGATAtgtttttttcaacatttttttccAGAGTAATTCTGAATAATGTTTGAGCTTTTAAGAAATACAACTTAATGTCGAAAACCTCTTGCTGAAAAACCTATTGCAAAAAGTTGTGTTCTGTTTAACAAAACGGGTGACACCCCACCCACACATCCCTAAAGTCACCACCACCCCTTCTAGGCATAAATTCTGAACGTCCCCATTGGGTGGTTTCCGAAACTTCCTCAGGACGATATGTCGTAAATTACAGGTGGACTAACCGCCTATTTTGATCTTTTACGAGCGATCCCGTCCTGATGTCGATTCATTACTGTTGGTCAAACAAAACTCAACTTCACACACACTGACCGGCCTAACAGCCTTAGCGAATATTGTTAGAGACGACCGGTCCTGTCGAGACAGTCTCTGTGGGGGCATCATCTTTCGGGTCGCCCTTTTTTGAAATCGCCAATCCATAATCTTTGAGTTCATTTATTATTTCACATTGTTTTGGTGATTTTT
This portion of the Haliotis asinina isolate JCU_RB_2024 chromosome 10, JCU_Hal_asi_v2, whole genome shotgun sequence genome encodes:
- the LOC137298130 gene encoding uncharacterized protein isoform X2, with product MSGEASPRLPVFDGTQRVLIPELWMRKFEDFSHLMQWSDDEAVRQFRQHLSGSAECWYHSLQEEDTARFDSLKRVFKEHFYRVNIDPAGLQRDLESRKQAPDETVEDYLHQKLIYILQSDIIQTPEAVDLVYNGLLPALRELINIQHISSLEELQRTARKQYVRISRRTGCILRHREINAVEFGSIVGVADGTVGTANTAATVNGGMGNTNVHFNLYQPTSEDRGEIVISCLRALNRGEDIAHLMNEFQPCGDTRNTNRTSPEPARTHPTNARHHRHPSLIMEEPSTTESHMLSRQSDDSSRPFMSTDPAQCTVKPRISDNSFVAHPEDERRASLAVSHEMYSHETLSHRTIYLNPYEELTSQKLSKCHVTHPEGDTSAEISLEIYPQKANTTENARYTRISGNWLRTHPVDDQNSLYTCPLSLKDDLSKSVGLTDLAHPDVNGNGNSTSLMGTVNICTSELPPESVMCYSMGNKSFVPHSLDDTLAIFDRTDDVLPEDTTFRKIVDGSSSGICSHEEDDHGGSLTYRKTFDLDISQVEAVHSYSLYEPVVYSDTSFHSFNVRDPVGVAENASLRMSVSCNPKGIDVAVTAIPDSIDGPASTDDLSMCHDSREDPTPCMIITTMRAHTTRPDESRNKGLASQDGVYRIKFDMDLAYCVSPSGNISCTEQVEPPGTDSWDYVCRQEYTSHSSFCKVSDVWKEIY
- the LOC137298130 gene encoding uncharacterized protein isoform X1, whose protein sequence is MSGEASPRLPVFDGTQRVLIPELWMRKFEDFSHLMQWSDDEAVRQFRQHLSGSAECWYHSLQEEDTARFDSLKRVFKEHFYRVNIDPAGLQRDLESRKQAPDETVEDYLHQKLIYILQSDIIQTPEAVDLVYNGLLPALRELINIQHISSLEELQRTARKQYVRISRRTGCILRHREINAVEFGSIVGVADGTVGTANTAATVNGGMGNTNVHFNLYQPTSEDRGEIVISCLRALNRGEDIAHLMNEFQPCGDTRNTNRTSPEPARTHPTNARHHRHPSLIMEEPSTTESHMLSRQSDDSSRPFMSTDPAQCTVKPRISDNSFVAHPEDERRASLAVSHEMYSHETLSHRTIYLNPYEELTSQKLSKCHVTHPEGDTSAEISLEIYPQKANTTENARYTRISGNWLRTHPVDDQNSLYTCPLSLKDDLSKSVGLTDLAHPDVNGNGNSTSLMGTVNICTSELPPESVMCYSMGNKSFVPHSLDDTLAIFDRTDDVLPEDTTFRKIVDGSSSGICSHEEDDHGGSLTYRKTFDLDISQVEAVHSYSLYEPVVYSDTSFHSFNVRDPVGVAENASLRMSVSCNPKGIDTVGSAEYPVTCHNRPIETDVDYIMHDVAVTAIPDSIDGPASTDDLSMCHDSREDPTPCMIITTMRAHTTRPDESRNKGLASQDGVYRIKFDMDLAYCVSPSGNISCTEQVEPPGTDSWDYVCRQEYTSHSSFCKVSDVWKEIY